The sequence TATCAGGGCGAACATGAGGTTGAACGGATTAAAAAGTCCCCCGAAGGTGTAGAGGGAAATCCTGAAGACGTTCTCGAAGATGATGAGAAGGACGATCTGGGCGCGAAACATATCCTTTTGGGGAATCCGGTACTTCAGATAGATCACTATAGGGGGGCCGCTGACGCCGAAGATCCCCCCCAGGACGCCGGAGACGGAGCCGGCGATGAAGCCCAAGAAGCCCCGCCGGTCTTTTATCTCCGGGGTCTGTTTCACGAAAAATATGTAGAGCGAGAATATCAGTATTAAAACGCCGAGGATGATCTTTAAGATCGGGATGTCGTAGGAGGAGAGAATATATGTGCCGATCACGTTTCCGGGGATCATCCCCAGAACGACCGGGAGGGCTATCCTCCAACTGAAGTATTTTTTCGTCTCGATCGTCAGGATGCCGGTGGCGGCCGCGTCCAAAATCAGATATGCGGGGACGACGAACCCTATCCCCGCCATCAAAAGTATCAGGGGGACGCCGAAGACCGCCGAACCGAAGCCGGTAAACCCCCTCAAAAAGAATGCGGTGAACACGACGACTATCGAAAGGGCGATGGAAATCTCCACCGGAAATCTGAAAAAGGCCTCCATTTTCACCTCAAAAAGAGAGTAAGTGACTATACTACGACATAGACCTTTTGACAATCCCTTATGTAGGGGTGTTCAATTTTTTATCCGGTCACAACAAGATAATCTTATTTCAGTAATCTCCCTTTGAATCTGCCGGACGGGGTTCTTTTGTGCCTTGACTTTTAACCGGTTCGTAAAATATAATTTGGCAAAAGGAGTTTCTATGGCCGAGTTTACATCCATCAAGTACTTCAAGGACAACGTGGGCAAGTCCGTGACGATCCGCGGCTGGCTCATGCAATCGAGGGGGAGCGGGAAGGTGCGCTTTCTTATCGTCAGGGACGGGACGGGGATTACCCAGTGCGTTGTTGAAGAAGATGCGGTCGGGACCGAGCTCTTTGACCTCGTAAAGAAGTTCGGGCAGGAGAGCGCCCTCGAGGTCACCGGCACAGTCTCCGAGGAGCCGAGGGCCGAGGGGGGCTTCGAGCTTCACGCTGCGTCCCTTAAGATAATCGGCGAATCGGAGGAGTTCCCGATAACGCCCAAATCCCACGGAGCCGACTTCCTCCTCACCAACCGCCATCTCTGGCTGAGGTCGAGGAGGCAGCTCTCTATAATGCGGATAAGGGACGAGGTGGTAACGGCGATAAGGGAGTTCTTCAGGGAGAACGACTTCGTCCTGATAGACACGCCGATTCTGACCGGAGCCATCGGGGAGAGCGCCGGCACCCTCTTCTCCACCCAGTACTTCGACCTCGGAAACGCCTACCTCGCCCAGACGGGGCAGCTCTATCTCGAGGCGGCCATCTACGCCTTCGAGAAGGTCTACTGCTTCGGGCCGACCTTCAGGGCGGAGAAATCGAAGACGAGGCGGCATTTGACCGAGTTCTGGATGACCGAGGGGGAGATGGCATTCGTGGACAACGACGGGAACATGGACTTCCAGGAACGGCTCGTCTCCTTTGTTGTTAAAAAGGTCCTCGACCGGAAGGCGGGCGACCTGGAAGTGCTGAAGAGGGACACGGCCCGCCTCGAAAAGGTGACCCTACCCTTCGAGAGGATCTCCTACGACGAGGCAGTAAAGCTCCTGAAAGGCAAGGGGAAGGAGGTCGAGTGGGGAAAAGACCTGGGCGGGGAGGACGAGACGATCCTGACCAAGCTCTTTACGAAGCCGGTCTTCGTCTACGACTATCCGAAGAGGGCTAAGGCCTTCTACATGAAGCAGCACCCGGAGAGGGAGGAGCTCGTCAAGTGCAGCGACCTTTTGGCCCCGGAGGGGTACGGCGAGATCATCGGCGGCTCGGAGAGGGAGGATGACTACGACAGGCTCCTCGCGAGAATCAGGGAGGAAAACCTCCCGGAGGAGGCTTACGGCTGGTACCTTGACCTTCGGCGCTACGGCTCCGTTAAACACTCCGGCTTCGGCCTGGGGGTAGAGAGGACGGTGGCATGGATATGCGGCATCGAGCACCTCAGGGAGGCGATACCGTTTCCGAGGATGATGGGGAGGATATATCCTTAGATTATCCCTTCTACCACGGCCTTAAATCTTGCCTAAATATTTCTTGCTAAGATATTTATATTGTGTCGGCCTCAACGGTGGGCGTGATTCCGAATATAACAGGTTGGTTTTTGTTTGCGGCTCATTCAAAAATGGGCGGCAATCTCTTGAATTGAAAATTTTCGCCGGCCAAATCTCAACCCACGGTGAAGACCGGCATCGTTGATCCTCGGTTCGATTTTCTCGATGCCCGGCCGCTTTTCGTATAAAATCGCTTATGTCCGTTGAGCGAGGATTCGTCCATTCAAAAAAGTGACTGAAATTTTAACCTTCGGCGTTTTCCCTTAACCCATGGTGAAGACCGGCGCCGTCACTCCGGTGCGGACGAAGTGGACGACCCCCCTTATCGATCTCCCCTCGGCTTTTTCGCCCATAGCCGATGCGACCGCCTTTACGTATGTCTCCATCTGAGACCGGTATTTTTCCGCCGCCTCTTTTTCACTCCCGGCGCCGACATTGTCCGTCTTGTAGTCGAGGACAACGATTTCGCCATCCCTCCCGTAGATCAGGTCTATCCTCCCCACCAATGTTTTCTCGCCCTTCGATGTGATCACCGGAACCTCGCTGCCAATTATCTCCGACGAGGCGATCTCCTTTGCCGCGTCCGAGGCGAGGAATTTTTTTACGAGCGCCACAGTCTCGGAGGCGACCTCGTCTCTTATATCATCCCCTATTTGCAGGGAGATGGACGCCCTTTGCACCAGCTCTTTAACTCCGTCTCCTTTCGGCGGTTCGGCGAAGTCGATTCCCTCAAGGGCGGCGTGGAGGAGGCTCCCCACGAGAAGGGGGACGTCCCCGGCGGGTGGCATAGGCCCCGTACCCCCCGCAAACATCCTTCCCCGACCCTCCCCCTCGAATGAGCCGTCTACGTATGAATCGACACCCCTGAACGCCTCCGAAACATCCTTGGCCTCCCCGGTCACTGAGCCGTAGAGGGCGGTGTCCAACGCCCTCTTGTACTCCTCTTGTCTATTTCTCTCCCTATCCCTCGCCTCCTTTATTTCCCTTGTGTTCCCCCCGCCAATGGTGAAGTCGGACATCTTTTGTCTCTTCCTCTTGACGGCGGTTTTTTGTCCCTCTTCCGGCTTCTTGAGGGGAACGAGCCGGCACCTGAACTTCGGCCATTCGCGCTCATCGACTCCAAGAAATCCGCGAATATCCTTCATGAGGTTGTCTGTGGGGACATCCTTTTTCCCCAGGAGTATCAGCCTGTCCCTCGCCCTGGTTGTCGCAACATAAAAGATCCGTCTCTCCTCCGCCAAGTTTCTTTGTCTCTCCCTCTCCTTGAGATACATGTTGTATCCTAAATCTGACATGAGCCGCTTCCTTTTCGTCTTCAGGTTTACTCCGGAAATTGTACCCTTAGAGGTAGTATCGACGTAAATCCCGCCCCTCGGATCCAGCTTGAGTTTACTGCCGAGGTTCGGGAGAAAGACGACCGGAAATTCGAGACCCTTTGCCTTGTGAACCGTCATGATCCTCACGGAGTCTTCCACCTCCTCGGTTATCACTGCCTCCCCCTCGTCGGGATCGCTCTCAACGAACTCCCTCAGGAGGTGGATAAAGGAGGTGAGGGTGACGGGGCCGGCCGATTCCAGCTCCATTGCGATTTTCCCTATCTTCGTCAGGTTTCCCACCCTCTGCGTTCCCCCGGTTCCGAATCCATTTATCTCCATTATCTCCGTCCTGTCGAAGACTTCGTCTAAGAGGCCGGAGAGAGTCCTGCCCCCCCTGATCCTGTGGAGGTGTCTCAAGACCTTGTAGGCCTTCTCGACACGGTCGTCTCCCGCTTTAACCCTGTAGTTCAGCTTGTCCCCTTCCGCAAGCCGGTATATGGTCTCGTCGTCGATGCCGAAGACGGAAGACCTCAAGACGCCCACGAGCGCCCTCTTGTCTGTGGGATCAAGGACGACCGAGAGGATATTTATCAGGTCGCTTATCTCCTGACGCTGGTAGTAACCCCTCCCGCCCACTATGATATAGGGGATGTTCTCCCTCTTCAGCGCCTCTTCGTATATCGAGACGCTCGTCATGGTTCGTATGAGTATCGCGATGTCGCCGTATTTGACCGCCCTTGGCTCTTTAGTCTCCTTATCCCTGACGATCTTTCCCTCCGCCTGCCCCTCCACCATGTCAAGGATGCGGGTCGCGATATATTCCGCCTCTTCTTCCCTGACCTCATCCGCAAGGCCTCCGCCGGTTGAATTAGAGATGACGATATCGACGGCGGATTCCCCGTCGATGTTGGGGATGTCCTCGATCCTTGGGGTCAGGGGATCGTAATCGACGGCGTATCTCTCTTCCTCATATCCTATATAGCTGGAAAATAGTGCGTTGTGAAATTCGACCAGGTGCTTCTGGCTCCGGTAGCTGTTGGCGAGCTCCTGCTTTTCCCCACCGGAAATTTTGATCTTATCGGCTACATCATAGAAGACCCCGATCTCCGCCTCGCGGAACCTGAAGATCGACTGCTTCGGGTCGCCCACGATGAAGAGCCTGTCGCCCCCTACTTTTACGTCCTCCGGCCTCTCGGCCTTTGCGCCGTCTTCGGCCAGAAAGAGGATTATGTCCCCCTGTATCGGGTCAGTGTCCTGGAACTCGTCCACGAGTATGTAGTCGAACTCCCGCTGGTAGCGCCTCCGGACCTCGAGGTTCTTTTGAAGGAGCCTCTTCGCCTCGTAGATCAGGTCGAAG is a genomic window of Candidatus Zymogenus saltonus containing:
- a CDS encoding sulfite exporter TauE/SafE family protein translates to MEAFFRFPVEISIALSIVVVFTAFFLRGFTGFGSAVFGVPLILLMAGIGFVVPAYLILDAAATGILTIETKKYFSWRIALPVVLGMIPGNVIGTYILSSYDIPILKIILGVLILIFSLYIFFVKQTPEIKDRRGFLGFIAGSVSGVLGGIFGVSGPPIVIYLKYRIPQKDMFRAQIVLLIIFENVFRISLYTFGGLFNPFNLMFALILLPAMAVGLFLGSRSNIKASQRTFDIIAAGILTMAGAGLIFGF
- the asnS gene encoding asparagine--tRNA ligase, encoding MAEFTSIKYFKDNVGKSVTIRGWLMQSRGSGKVRFLIVRDGTGITQCVVEEDAVGTELFDLVKKFGQESALEVTGTVSEEPRAEGGFELHAASLKIIGESEEFPITPKSHGADFLLTNRHLWLRSRRQLSIMRIRDEVVTAIREFFRENDFVLIDTPILTGAIGESAGTLFSTQYFDLGNAYLAQTGQLYLEAAIYAFEKVYCFGPTFRAEKSKTRRHLTEFWMTEGEMAFVDNDGNMDFQERLVSFVVKKVLDRKAGDLEVLKRDTARLEKVTLPFERISYDEAVKLLKGKGKEVEWGKDLGGEDETILTKLFTKPVFVYDYPKRAKAFYMKQHPEREELVKCSDLLAPEGYGEIIGGSEREDDYDRLLARIREENLPEEAYGWYLDLRRYGSVKHSGFGLGVERTVAWICGIEHLREAIPFPRMMGRIYP
- a CDS encoding UvrD-helicase domain-containing protein, with product MGRNDISTTIKAIKGNMVVTAGAGTGKTTCLVEKVITLIGEAYIPVEKILAITFTKAAAAEMVERLRVEIGKRAKTEMGEVWKIALNDLERAQISTIHSLCARILRENPIEAGIDPDFKEEEETINILLTEEIWDAWAKENLWGGHEYDDDLVTLIKRFGTEGIKAIGMELSKRPDRIDDYLRYRVDGEAERKEFQKLLAKIRDELSGSDIEAKEEDLLYQKCIKTTEILAKNSLEEMADSLNGVDSRRVVGREENWASADTFTSVKEMFYQPGGVIDTLKELKPFLKQLEDDKIAETAVRVMSGFVRFIREERIGRGVLTFFDLIYEAKRLLQKNLEVRRRYQREFDYILVDEFQDTDPIQGDIILFLAEDGAKAERPEDVKVGGDRLFIVGDPKQSIFRFREAEIGVFYDVADKIKISGGEKQELANSYRSQKHLVEFHNALFSSYIGYEEERYAVDYDPLTPRIEDIPNIDGESAVDIVISNSTGGGLADEVREEEAEYIATRILDMVEGQAEGKIVRDKETKEPRAVKYGDIAILIRTMTSVSIYEEALKRENIPYIIVGGRGYYQRQEISDLINILSVVLDPTDKRALVGVLRSSVFGIDDETIYRLAEGDKLNYRVKAGDDRVEKAYKVLRHLHRIRGGRTLSGLLDEVFDRTEIMEINGFGTGGTQRVGNLTKIGKIAMELESAGPVTLTSFIHLLREFVESDPDEGEAVITEEVEDSVRIMTVHKAKGLEFPVVFLPNLGSKLKLDPRGGIYVDTTSKGTISGVNLKTKRKRLMSDLGYNMYLKERERQRNLAEERRIFYVATTRARDRLILLGKKDVPTDNLMKDIRGFLGVDEREWPKFRCRLVPLKKPEEGQKTAVKRKRQKMSDFTIGGGNTREIKEARDRERNRQEEYKRALDTALYGSVTGEAKDVSEAFRGVDSYVDGSFEGEGRGRMFAGGTGPMPPAGDVPLLVGSLLHAALEGIDFAEPPKGDGVKELVQRASISLQIGDDIRDEVASETVALVKKFLASDAAKEIASSEIIGSEVPVITSKGEKTLVGRIDLIYGRDGEIVVLDYKTDNVGAGSEKEAAEKYRSQMETYVKAVASAMGEKAEGRSIRGVVHFVRTGVTAPVFTMG